From Xenopus laevis strain J_2021 chromosome 7L, Xenopus_laevis_v10.1, whole genome shotgun sequence, one genomic window encodes:
- the zbtb17.L gene encoding zinc finger and BTB domain-containing protein 17 isoform X1: MTFPEMRLTCKRCTSAPTEDGGALCQTVGVSSGMRDLSRSGISAMDFPQHSHLVLEQLNQQRQLGLLCDCTFVVDGINFKAHKAVLAACSQYFRMLFVEQKDVVHLDISNAAGLGQVLEFMYTAQLSLTRDNVEDVLTVAGFLQMQEIVNACTALKSLSITPGATATCLESLTPVQGDVAQGEGAVPGSAENDGNRVGECDEAAVINQHGRHSEETCVEDNDMRDENHNEESLATSDSPPSEEPVLLDQHEDPPDVDKKEVGVRAVPQNQSAWHVPAGEKETGLAEEILAGQAKAEAQQVGGTPAAGQTDELCEQEEAEGQTEEDPGRENKEATDENEFVATDSGQDTSGDSLHPRSEATPFRDRNESRPYSSTTHKCKFCGKEFTHTGNFTRHIRTHTGEKPFTCRECNKAFSDPAACRAHEKTHSPLKPYGCEDCGKSYRLVSLLNLHKKRHTGDARYRCSDCNKHFTTSGNLKRHQVVHSGEKPYHCEFCNRPFSDSTSKMRHLETHDTNKEHKCPHCDKKFNQLGNLKAHLKIHIADGPLKCRECGKQFTTSGNLKRHLRIHSGEKPYVCVHCKRKFADPGALQRHVRTHTGEKPCLCMICGKAFTQASCLIAHVRQHTGEKPYVCERCGKRFVQSSQLANHIRHHDNIRPHKCSICNKAFVNVGDLTKHVIIHTGEKPFLCDKCGRGFNRVDNLRSHVKTVHQGKAGMKMLEHEEGEVDEDEVNIVTVASDEMVTLTTETIAATAVTELTVVPVTTAVAADETEALKAEITKAVKQVQEADPNTQILYACDSCGEKFLDANSLAQHVRMHTAQALVMFQADTDFYQQYSTPTTWHTEQVIQSGELIFRARDGTEEHPQAIDCQSPVE; this comes from the exons ATGACGTTCCCGGAAATGCGACTGACGTGCAAGCGCTGTACTTCCGCCCCGACTGAAGATGGCGGCGCCCTTTGTCAGACCGTAGGTGTGAGCTCTGGTATGCGAGATCTGAGCCGGTCCGGGATCTCAG CCATGGATTTCCCTCAGCACAGTCACCTGGTTCTGGAGCAGCTCAATCAGCAGAGGCAGTTGGGGTTGTTGTGCGACTGCACCTTCGTGGTGGACGGGATCAACTTCAAGGCCCACAAAGCCGTGTTGGCCGCCTGCAGCCAGTACTTCCGCATGTTGTTTGTGGAGCAGAAGGATGTGGTGCATCTGGATATCAGCAACGCCGCAG GCCTGGGGCAGGTTCTGGAGTTTATGTACACGGCACAGCTCAGCCTGACCCGAGACAACGTAGAGGACGTCCTCACTGTGGCCGGATTCCTCCAGATGCAGGAGATTGTAAATGCCTGTACTGCCCTGAAATCTCTCAGTATTACCCCCGGGGCAACTGCCACCTGCCTGGAGAGTCTCACACCAGTGCaag GTGATGTGGCGCAGGGAGAGGGAGCAGTTCCAGGCTCTGCAGAGAATGATGGGAACAGAGTGGGAGAATGTGATGAGGCTGCAGTAATAAACCAGCATGGTCGGCACAGTGAGGAAACCTGTGTAGAGG ATAATGACATGAGGGATGAGAATCACAATGAGGAGAGTTTGGCTACAAGTGACTCTCCCCCCTCAGAGGAGCCGGTGCTCTTGGACCAACATGAAG ACCCCCCAGATGTGGATAAGAAAGAAGTTGGAGTGAGAGCGGTGCCCCAGAACCAATCAGCCTGGCACGTCCCTGCTGGGGAGAAGGAAACAGGACTGGCCGAGGAGATATTGGCCGGACAAGCGAAGGCTGAGGCTCAGCAGGTGGGAGGGACTCCTGCAGCAGGACAAACAGACGAGCTGTGTGAGCAGGAGGAGGCGGAGGGACAAACTGAGGAAGATCCCGGGAGAGAGAATAAGGAGGCGACAGATGAAAATGAATTCGTAGCCACGGACTCTGGACAAGACACCTCCGGGGATTCCCTGCACCCACGATCTGAGGCAACTCCCTTCAGAGATCGTAATGAGTCCAGGCCCTACAGCTCCACCACTCACAAGTGTAAG TTCTGCGGCAAAGAATTCACTCACACGGGCAACTTCACCAGACACATCCGcacccacacaggggagaaacccttcacctGCCGGGAGTGTAACAAAGCTTTCTCCGACCCCGCGGCCTGCAGAGCTCACGAGAAGACTCACAG CCCCCTGAAACCCTACGGCTGCGAGGACTGCGGGAAGAGCTACCGCCTGGTGAGTCTCCTGAACCTGCACAAGAAGCGCCACACGGGAGACGCCCGCTACCGCTGCAGCGACTGCAACAAACACTTCACCACCTCGGGGAACCTGAAGAGGCACCAGGTGGTCCACAGCGGAGAGAAACCGTATCACTGCGAGTTCTGCAACCGCCCCTTCTCTGACTCCACCTCCAAAATGCGCCACTTGGAAACGCACGACACCAACAAGGAGCACAAGTGCCCCCACTGCGACAAGAAGTTCAACCAA CTGGGAAACCTGAAAGCCCACCTGAAGATTCACATAGCGGACGGACCCCTAAAATGCAGAGAATGCGGGAAGCAGTTTACGACTTCAG GGAACCTTAAGAGGCACCTGCGCATCCACAGCGGTGAGAAGCCGTACGTCTGCGTTCACTGCAAGAGGAAGTTTGCAGATCCGGGGGCGCTGCAGCGACACGTCCGGACTCACACTG GGGAGAAGCCGTGTCTGTGTATGATCTGTGGGAAAGCTTTCACTCAGGCCAGCTGTCTAATCGCCCACGTGAGGCAGCACACAGGGGAGAAGCCTTACGTCTGCGAGCGCTGCGGGAAAAG GTTTGTGCAGTCGAGTCAGCTCGCCAACCATATCCGCCATCACGACAACATACGCCCGCACAAGTGCAGCATCTGCAACAAAGCATTCGTCAACGTGGGCGACCTCACCAAGCACGTGATCATTCACACTG GAGAGAAGCCGTTCTTATGTGACAAGTGCGGCCGGGGCTTTAACCGAGTGGACAACCTGCGATCCCATGTGAAAACCGTGCACCAGGGCAAGGCCGGTATGAAAATGTTGGAGCATGAGGAAGGGGAAGTGGATGAAGACGAGGTGAATATAGTGACCGTGGCGTCTGATGAAATGGTGACTTTAACCACAGAGACTATTGCTGCCACGGCCGTGACTGAGCTCACAG TGGTTCCGGTCACCACTGCCGTGGCAGCAGATGAAACCGAAGCACTGAAGGCTGAAATTACCAAAGCAGTGAAGCAGGTGCAGGAAGCAG ATCCCAACACCCAGATTCTGTACGCCTGCGACTCCTGTGGAGAGAAGTTCCTGGACGCCAATAGTTTGGCCCAACACGTGAGAATGCACACGGCACAGGCACTTGTCATGTTCCAGGCAGACACAGACTTTTACCAGCAGTACAGCACACCAACCACGTGGCACACAGAGCAGGTCATACAGTCCGGGGAGCTTATATTCCGTGCGCGCGATGGGACCGAAGAACATCCCCAGGCTATTGATTGCCAGAGCCCAGTGGAATAG
- the zbtb17.L gene encoding zinc finger and BTB domain-containing protein 17 isoform X2, with protein sequence MTFPEMRLTCKRCTSAPTEDGGALCQTVGVSSGMRDLSRSGISAMDFPQHSHLVLEQLNQQRQLGLLCDCTFVVDGINFKAHKAVLAACSQYFRMLFVEQKDVVHLDISNAAGLGQVLEFMYTAQLSLTRDNVEDVLTVAGFLQMQEIVNACTALKSLSITPGATATCLESLTPVQGDVAQGEGAVPGSAENDGNRVGECDEAAVINQHGRHSEETCVEDPPDVDKKEVGVRAVPQNQSAWHVPAGEKETGLAEEILAGQAKAEAQQVGGTPAAGQTDELCEQEEAEGQTEEDPGRENKEATDENEFVATDSGQDTSGDSLHPRSEATPFRDRNESRPYSSTTHKCKFCGKEFTHTGNFTRHIRTHTGEKPFTCRECNKAFSDPAACRAHEKTHSPLKPYGCEDCGKSYRLVSLLNLHKKRHTGDARYRCSDCNKHFTTSGNLKRHQVVHSGEKPYHCEFCNRPFSDSTSKMRHLETHDTNKEHKCPHCDKKFNQLGNLKAHLKIHIADGPLKCRECGKQFTTSGNLKRHLRIHSGEKPYVCVHCKRKFADPGALQRHVRTHTGEKPCLCMICGKAFTQASCLIAHVRQHTGEKPYVCERCGKRFVQSSQLANHIRHHDNIRPHKCSICNKAFVNVGDLTKHVIIHTGEKPFLCDKCGRGFNRVDNLRSHVKTVHQGKAGMKMLEHEEGEVDEDEVNIVTVASDEMVTLTTETIAATAVTELTVVPVTTAVAADETEALKAEITKAVKQVQEADPNTQILYACDSCGEKFLDANSLAQHVRMHTAQALVMFQADTDFYQQYSTPTTWHTEQVIQSGELIFRARDGTEEHPQAIDCQSPVE encoded by the exons ATGACGTTCCCGGAAATGCGACTGACGTGCAAGCGCTGTACTTCCGCCCCGACTGAAGATGGCGGCGCCCTTTGTCAGACCGTAGGTGTGAGCTCTGGTATGCGAGATCTGAGCCGGTCCGGGATCTCAG CCATGGATTTCCCTCAGCACAGTCACCTGGTTCTGGAGCAGCTCAATCAGCAGAGGCAGTTGGGGTTGTTGTGCGACTGCACCTTCGTGGTGGACGGGATCAACTTCAAGGCCCACAAAGCCGTGTTGGCCGCCTGCAGCCAGTACTTCCGCATGTTGTTTGTGGAGCAGAAGGATGTGGTGCATCTGGATATCAGCAACGCCGCAG GCCTGGGGCAGGTTCTGGAGTTTATGTACACGGCACAGCTCAGCCTGACCCGAGACAACGTAGAGGACGTCCTCACTGTGGCCGGATTCCTCCAGATGCAGGAGATTGTAAATGCCTGTACTGCCCTGAAATCTCTCAGTATTACCCCCGGGGCAACTGCCACCTGCCTGGAGAGTCTCACACCAGTGCaag GTGATGTGGCGCAGGGAGAGGGAGCAGTTCCAGGCTCTGCAGAGAATGATGGGAACAGAGTGGGAGAATGTGATGAGGCTGCAGTAATAAACCAGCATGGTCGGCACAGTGAGGAAACCTGTGTAGAGG ACCCCCCAGATGTGGATAAGAAAGAAGTTGGAGTGAGAGCGGTGCCCCAGAACCAATCAGCCTGGCACGTCCCTGCTGGGGAGAAGGAAACAGGACTGGCCGAGGAGATATTGGCCGGACAAGCGAAGGCTGAGGCTCAGCAGGTGGGAGGGACTCCTGCAGCAGGACAAACAGACGAGCTGTGTGAGCAGGAGGAGGCGGAGGGACAAACTGAGGAAGATCCCGGGAGAGAGAATAAGGAGGCGACAGATGAAAATGAATTCGTAGCCACGGACTCTGGACAAGACACCTCCGGGGATTCCCTGCACCCACGATCTGAGGCAACTCCCTTCAGAGATCGTAATGAGTCCAGGCCCTACAGCTCCACCACTCACAAGTGTAAG TTCTGCGGCAAAGAATTCACTCACACGGGCAACTTCACCAGACACATCCGcacccacacaggggagaaacccttcacctGCCGGGAGTGTAACAAAGCTTTCTCCGACCCCGCGGCCTGCAGAGCTCACGAGAAGACTCACAG CCCCCTGAAACCCTACGGCTGCGAGGACTGCGGGAAGAGCTACCGCCTGGTGAGTCTCCTGAACCTGCACAAGAAGCGCCACACGGGAGACGCCCGCTACCGCTGCAGCGACTGCAACAAACACTTCACCACCTCGGGGAACCTGAAGAGGCACCAGGTGGTCCACAGCGGAGAGAAACCGTATCACTGCGAGTTCTGCAACCGCCCCTTCTCTGACTCCACCTCCAAAATGCGCCACTTGGAAACGCACGACACCAACAAGGAGCACAAGTGCCCCCACTGCGACAAGAAGTTCAACCAA CTGGGAAACCTGAAAGCCCACCTGAAGATTCACATAGCGGACGGACCCCTAAAATGCAGAGAATGCGGGAAGCAGTTTACGACTTCAG GGAACCTTAAGAGGCACCTGCGCATCCACAGCGGTGAGAAGCCGTACGTCTGCGTTCACTGCAAGAGGAAGTTTGCAGATCCGGGGGCGCTGCAGCGACACGTCCGGACTCACACTG GGGAGAAGCCGTGTCTGTGTATGATCTGTGGGAAAGCTTTCACTCAGGCCAGCTGTCTAATCGCCCACGTGAGGCAGCACACAGGGGAGAAGCCTTACGTCTGCGAGCGCTGCGGGAAAAG GTTTGTGCAGTCGAGTCAGCTCGCCAACCATATCCGCCATCACGACAACATACGCCCGCACAAGTGCAGCATCTGCAACAAAGCATTCGTCAACGTGGGCGACCTCACCAAGCACGTGATCATTCACACTG GAGAGAAGCCGTTCTTATGTGACAAGTGCGGCCGGGGCTTTAACCGAGTGGACAACCTGCGATCCCATGTGAAAACCGTGCACCAGGGCAAGGCCGGTATGAAAATGTTGGAGCATGAGGAAGGGGAAGTGGATGAAGACGAGGTGAATATAGTGACCGTGGCGTCTGATGAAATGGTGACTTTAACCACAGAGACTATTGCTGCCACGGCCGTGACTGAGCTCACAG TGGTTCCGGTCACCACTGCCGTGGCAGCAGATGAAACCGAAGCACTGAAGGCTGAAATTACCAAAGCAGTGAAGCAGGTGCAGGAAGCAG ATCCCAACACCCAGATTCTGTACGCCTGCGACTCCTGTGGAGAGAAGTTCCTGGACGCCAATAGTTTGGCCCAACACGTGAGAATGCACACGGCACAGGCACTTGTCATGTTCCAGGCAGACACAGACTTTTACCAGCAGTACAGCACACCAACCACGTGGCACACAGAGCAGGTCATACAGTCCGGGGAGCTTATATTCCGTGCGCGCGATGGGACCGAAGAACATCCCCAGGCTATTGATTGCCAGAGCCCAGTGGAATAG
- the LOC121395687 gene encoding serine/threonine-protein kinase N2-like produces MGFDGRTRSNIGTCYYMAPEILRYHGYRKSVDWWALGVVIYQMLLHKKPFDGRNIDQIFMSIKNKEPKFPKKLDEDATSLIEKLLRKDPDIRLGASERDAEELKECSFFKELDFDALSKKLIKAPIIPKQKTPGCFHRVFPRGPRQVVLSGERYKPALKFVEKEFGNFACSPLSQ; encoded by the exons ATGGGATTTGACGGCAGAACCCGCAGTAATATAGGAACCTGTTACTACATGGCCCCTGAAATCCTCCGTTACCATGGCTACCGGAAATCCGTGGACTGGTGGGCACTAGGGGTGGTGATTTATCAAATGCTTCTCCACAAG AAGCCATTTGATGGACGTAACATAGATCAGATTTTTATGAGCATCAAAAACAAGGAgccaaaattcccaaaaaaactgGATGAAGACGCCACTAGTCTTATAGAAAAA ctctTGAGGAAAGACCCAGACATACGGCTTGGAGCAAGCGAACGTGATGCAGAAGAACTAAAGGAATGTTCCTTCTTTAAG GAACTGGACTTTGATGCCCTTTCGAAAAAACTCATCAAGGCCCCGATCATTCCCAAACAGAAAACACCTGGATGTTTCCATAGAGTATTTCCTAGAGGTCCAAGGCAGGTTGTATTATCAGGAGAACGATATAAACCAGCACTTAAATTTGTAGAGAAGGAATTTGGAAACTTTGCTTGTTCTCCACTTTCACAATGA